A window from Acidobacteriota bacterium encodes these proteins:
- a CDS encoding glycosyl transferase family 51, with product MGDDEDKGFLGITLRRILRLRPAGLKALFRGHPRFFRWTAVLLVVSCAALYEMRTSAFSSRALSYYAGKLSYRVEPGPSPNIVFPRHGPYDIRTGYALIPDFVRRLGAAGYTVGRQVRFSRELERVAGWGILPPYPEPTSTKLRIRGNDGQPLFAAPLAEYHFESFEAIPPLVVKGLLIIENRELDQPADARTNPVVDWDRLAKAIFLYAGNRLGLPLSVEGGSTLATQMQKFRHSDEGRTDSVLAKLRQMTDASLRVYQGGMDTREERRRIVLNYLNSIPLAATPGYGEIHGLGNGLYSWFGLDFQQACKVLGDPAETDEKARIFKQVMALLCAVRAPSHYLLNGRAALENRVDFYVRFLAEAGAISGDFARRVQAAPVAFSARPPRYSVPFYAENKAVNEIRANLAGLLGVPGLYELDRLHLDVESTIDPVFQHRVATLFAALRDPAFIAGRGLGGERLLGRGDPSRVIYGLILVEKTPRGNLVRGITDNLDAPFDINTGMKMQLGSTAKLRVLAHYLDIAATLHGQFARLDAGALERERERARDPITRWAVKTLGGEPRPRLEAFLELALDRRYSAGTGERFFTGGGLHTFGNFNRADGGRIVTVREATRHSINLVYVRLMRDLVDFHAARLPYDTEKILAEPDHPVRRRMLRELAEEESRHFLREAWRAFRKRDPAAVLKAFLGEKAPSPRHLAITFYSWHRGGDAAALARWMERFGADGSPQAVERWVKAYGNPRLGLSDYGYLLGEHPLRLWAAGALFREPELSWEELWARSGGARQVTAVWLLKEGNRAPQERRLRIRIEQDAFRRMTPAWRRLGFPFDSLVPSLATALGSSGDRPEALAELMGILLNDGEHRPGMRITRLRFAENTPYETVLEPDEAEGRRVLPRAVARAILPVLAGVVESGTAARLSGAFVLGDRPLVAGGKTGSGDNRVTTVDRGGRVLSSRAIDRTATFVFYIGDRYYGVLTAFVPGSQAGEYRFTSALPVSILKILAPDIESLRRRSDAIEAAEPPHPPGPGGPISNPLPPPPRGNTLSPNK from the coding sequence ATGGGCGACGATGAGGACAAGGGATTTCTGGGCATCACCCTGCGCCGGATCCTCCGCCTGCGGCCGGCCGGCCTGAAGGCGCTTTTCCGCGGCCACCCCCGTTTCTTCAGATGGACCGCCGTCCTGCTGGTCGTGTCGTGCGCGGCCCTTTACGAAATGCGCACCTCCGCTTTCAGTTCCCGCGCCCTTTCCTACTACGCCGGAAAGCTGTCGTACCGGGTGGAACCGGGACCCAGCCCCAACATCGTCTTCCCCAGGCACGGGCCGTACGACATCCGCACCGGGTACGCCCTGATCCCCGATTTCGTGCGGCGCCTCGGCGCGGCAGGATACACCGTCGGCAGGCAGGTCCGGTTCTCGCGCGAACTGGAGCGGGTCGCGGGCTGGGGCATCCTCCCCCCCTACCCCGAACCGACCTCCACCAAGCTCAGGATCCGCGGCAACGACGGCCAGCCCCTGTTTGCGGCCCCCCTGGCCGAGTACCACTTCGAGAGTTTCGAGGCGATCCCGCCCCTGGTCGTGAAGGGTCTGCTCATCATCGAAAACCGGGAACTCGATCAGCCGGCCGACGCGAGGACCAACCCCGTCGTCGACTGGGACCGGCTCGCCAAGGCCATCTTCCTCTATGCCGGCAACAGGCTGGGGCTCCCCCTCTCCGTCGAGGGGGGGAGCACCCTGGCCACGCAGATGCAGAAATTCCGGCACTCGGACGAGGGGAGGACCGACTCGGTGCTGGCCAAGCTCCGGCAGATGACGGACGCCAGTTTGCGCGTCTACCAGGGCGGGATGGATACGCGCGAGGAGCGGCGGCGGATCGTGCTGAACTACCTCAATTCCATCCCGCTGGCGGCGACCCCCGGGTACGGGGAAATCCACGGCCTCGGCAACGGCCTCTACTCCTGGTTCGGGCTCGACTTCCAGCAGGCCTGCAAGGTCCTGGGCGATCCGGCCGAAACGGACGAGAAGGCCCGGATCTTCAAACAGGTCATGGCCCTTCTCTGCGCCGTCCGGGCCCCGAGCCATTACCTGCTGAACGGCCGCGCGGCCCTCGAAAACCGGGTCGATTTCTACGTCCGGTTCCTGGCCGAGGCGGGGGCGATCTCCGGGGACTTCGCCCGGCGCGTCCAGGCCGCGCCCGTCGCCTTTTCCGCCCGTCCCCCGAGATACTCCGTCCCCTTCTACGCCGAAAACAAGGCGGTCAACGAGATCCGTGCAAACCTGGCCGGGCTCCTGGGGGTGCCCGGGCTGTACGAACTCGACCGCCTCCACCTGGACGTCGAATCGACCATCGACCCCGTTTTCCAGCACCGGGTCGCGACCCTCTTCGCCGCGCTGCGGGACCCCGCCTTCATCGCCGGGCGGGGCCTCGGGGGGGAGCGGCTCCTGGGCCGGGGGGATCCTTCCCGCGTCATCTACGGGCTGATCCTGGTCGAGAAGACCCCCCGGGGGAACCTCGTGCGCGGCATCACCGACAACCTCGACGCCCCGTTCGACATCAACACCGGGATGAAGATGCAGCTGGGGAGCACGGCCAAGCTCCGCGTCCTGGCCCATTACCTCGACATCGCCGCGACGCTCCACGGGCAATTCGCGCGCCTGGACGCCGGAGCCCTGGAGCGGGAAAGGGAGAGAGCGCGCGATCCCATCACCCGTTGGGCCGTGAAAACGCTCGGGGGAGAGCCCAGGCCCCGGCTCGAGGCGTTTCTGGAGCTGGCGCTCGACCGCAGGTACTCCGCCGGAACCGGGGAGCGGTTTTTCACCGGAGGCGGCCTCCACACCTTCGGCAATTTCAACCGCGCCGACGGCGGACGCATCGTCACCGTCCGCGAAGCCACGCGCCACTCCATCAACCTTGTCTACGTGCGCCTGATGCGCGACCTCGTCGATTTCCACGCGGCCCGCCTCCCCTACGACACCGAAAAAATTCTCGCCGAACCCGATCACCCCGTCCGGCGCCGGATGCTGCGGGAGCTCGCCGAGGAGGAGTCGCGCCATTTCCTCCGCGAGGCCTGGCGCGCGTTCCGGAAGCGCGACCCGGCCGCCGTCCTGAAGGCTTTTCTGGGGGAGAAGGCGCCGTCCCCGCGCCACCTGGCCATCACCTTCTACTCCTGGCACCGTGGCGGGGACGCCGCCGCCCTGGCCCGATGGATGGAGCGCTTCGGGGCCGACGGCTCCCCCCAGGCGGTGGAGCGGTGGGTCAAGGCTTACGGGAACCCCCGGCTCGGGCTGTCCGATTACGGGTACCTTCTCGGGGAACATCCCCTGCGGCTCTGGGCGGCCGGCGCCCTTTTCCGGGAACCGGAACTGTCCTGGGAGGAACTCTGGGCCCGGAGCGGCGGCGCCCGCCAGGTGACGGCCGTCTGGCTCCTGAAGGAGGGCAACCGCGCCCCCCAGGAGCGCAGGCTGCGCATCCGTATCGAACAGGACGCCTTCCGGCGAATGACCCCCGCCTGGCGCCGGCTCGGGTTTCCGTTCGACAGCCTGGTGCCGTCGCTGGCCACCGCCCTGGGGAGTTCGGGCGACCGGCCCGAAGCCCTGGCCGAGCTCATGGGAATCCTGCTCAACGACGGGGAGCACCGGCCCGGCATGCGCATCACGCGCCTCCGGTTCGCCGAAAACACCCCCTATGAAACGGTACTGGAACCGGATGAAGCCGAGGGGCGGCGCGTGTTGCCCCGCGCCGTGGCCCGGGCGATCCTCCCGGTCCTGGCCGGCGTCGTCGAGTCGGGAACGGCCGCAAGGCTGTCCGGCGCCTTCGTGCTCGGGGACCGGCCCCTCGTGGCGGGGGGGAAAACGGGCTCCGGGGACAACCGCGTCACCACCGTGGACCGGGGCGGGCGGGTGCTCTCCTCCCGCGCCATCGACCGCACGGCCACCTTCGTCTTCTACATAGGGGACCGCTACTACGGGGTCCTCACGGCGTTCGTGCCGGGGAGTCAGGCCGGGGAGTACCGGTTCACCAGCGCCCTCCCCGTTTCCATCCTGAAGATCCTGGCCCCCGACATCGAGTCGCTGCGGAGGCGCTCGGACGCGATCGAGGCCGCAGAGCCCCCCCACCCCCCCGGCCCGGGAGGCCCGATTTCAAATCCCCTACCGCCGCCGCCCCGGGGCAACACACTGTCACCCAATAAATAG
- a CDS encoding PAS domain-containing protein has translation MNVLYVSSDASEEAALRRELEPFSPAPAIHPSPGIEDARTRMTVAGAFDALLIDGSIPRPEAAFLAEGLKREGNPAVIVVLTPETGDEAAETLLGGCVDLFVPKLPGFGAVLHQALLQAAARRSPAPHQARHVRILYAGELEPFRRHFADMPSLMIHPLPQATDGPPQTGDAAGDLVVIDCPGESAAAAKAITDAVRDYPRIPVIALTEPGDEAAAIAALNAGAADSIPRTGQFPRRLLASVEKAVRMGRLAREKEALKKQGERLRLIVETVPVGVALVAPDGSFLAVNRTGLERIGAHRSDQVIGKNLLHLVPPQEREAVQKFLATVGAWSSASISLKWKGIDGSIPGVDLRAIPLRRSPGSAASVLATLHPPRSLEGDAGAEAGILKKYEDLTTTLRTYEVRFRELQEKSRFKFTRWETALRLAESQKKASEQQQARLQAAVEEAEARVRHLEEEHDAQRERWERSQRELRERSERLEAAAAELESTRAQLSAVQGDGQGRLEEERRDIERRRAEADAALAEVSDLLEKEKAQHRQQLEEMEQTLREAERHQNELAAALEETGARHERQDEALRAELAAAGESRAGLERRLEETLAERAALEESLRAELAAAGESRAGLERRLEETLAERSTLEQSLRAELAAAGESRAGLERKLDETLAERSTLEQSLRAELAAAGESRAGLERRLEETLAERSTLEQSLRAELAAAAESRAGLERRLEETLAERAALEESLRAELAAAAESRAALERRLEETLAERSTLEQSLRAELAAAGESRAGLERRLEETLAERAALEESLRAELAARDESRDDLRLRIEETEARLRRQEEEYRAELAARDESRAGLQRKLEETENSWLALEAALEETEARLSGLTAAHGELQERHRGADDTRASLESALRMQGARYAALCERSGADRAWQELAAMDLERRHLAAEEQRAPLEAALREADARIRELTEKYIAERREQERREKELREHHQAAKARVGDLEAALAEGESRARELAAAREGERSELQRSLIALEARYAEAESLLEARQRELGEAAARLAALGEQHASERARLTAELAELDRKFQAAEKQRISLQTALADSESRAAAMKERHDAEQERRGIERADLELRIREGEKQLAGLHTALAGAQSALSQLAEKHRTEISQYEFAQKKAEQKFQTAEKQRGTLAESLREVETRLADLTGRYQTEQAAWQSARAEMERRLEEGEKAHAAAVQNTVREAEARLAWISEQNQSKAVQLEQAQKRLEELQSENRTLAREGSHCRRGYQRLSRFTPAGIVRATRGGQVVECNDIAARMFGYPNAQAALSRPDGSPFRIYAFEGALAARLDEEGSLEGIEWTALGKEGKPVRVRENAALVEASDGETPLVERILTDISDAHGLGEEIRRIQSAGDLAAATVTSFRELCASLAEAGERLLQAAGDAEEVRRLADSLARDAGRGIRHAGQFLSLARRDDRSPDLLDFNEILTGNDRLLHSLIGTDIELEMDLAPRPGLVWADRNEVTQLIGNLMANAREALPLGGLVTIETRNVEVAGPDPEIPPELRPGIYVRLVFSTDGCAVQPERRHSSIRAIAGRMGGCLKSTNDPRTGNIHTVYIPRVEGAIAGAGREAGSVGA, from the coding sequence ATGAACGTACTCTATGTCAGCAGCGATGCGAGCGAAGAAGCCGCGCTCCGGCGGGAACTCGAACCCTTCTCCCCCGCCCCGGCGATTCACCCCTCTCCGGGGATCGAGGATGCCCGCACTCGCATGACCGTCGCCGGCGCCTTCGACGCGCTCCTGATCGACGGCTCCATCCCGCGCCCGGAAGCCGCCTTCCTGGCCGAGGGATTGAAGCGCGAAGGGAACCCGGCCGTCATCGTGGTCCTCACCCCGGAGACCGGGGACGAGGCCGCGGAGACCCTGCTCGGGGGATGCGTCGACCTCTTCGTTCCCAAACTCCCTGGATTCGGGGCCGTGTTGCACCAGGCTCTCCTGCAGGCGGCCGCGCGCCGGTCACCCGCCCCCCACCAGGCCCGGCACGTCAGGATCCTGTATGCGGGGGAACTGGAGCCCTTCCGACGGCATTTTGCCGACATGCCTTCCCTGATGATCCATCCGCTCCCGCAGGCGACCGACGGACCCCCGCAGACCGGGGACGCCGCGGGGGATCTCGTCGTCATCGATTGTCCCGGGGAGAGCGCGGCCGCGGCGAAGGCGATCACGGACGCCGTGCGGGACTACCCGCGGATCCCCGTCATCGCCCTGACGGAACCGGGGGACGAAGCCGCGGCGATCGCGGCCCTCAACGCCGGGGCCGCCGACTCCATCCCCCGGACCGGACAGTTCCCCCGGAGGCTCCTGGCATCCGTGGAAAAAGCCGTCCGCATGGGCCGGCTGGCGCGCGAAAAGGAGGCGCTCAAAAAACAGGGGGAACGGCTGCGCCTCATCGTGGAGACCGTTCCCGTGGGGGTCGCGCTGGTCGCCCCCGACGGCTCCTTCCTGGCGGTGAACCGCACCGGGCTCGAACGGATAGGGGCGCACCGAAGCGACCAGGTCATCGGCAAGAACCTCCTTCACCTCGTCCCCCCCCAGGAGCGGGAAGCGGTGCAGAAGTTCCTGGCCACGGTGGGCGCATGGTCCAGCGCTTCCATCAGCCTGAAGTGGAAGGGTATCGACGGGTCGATTCCGGGAGTGGACCTCCGGGCCATCCCCCTGAGGCGCAGTCCCGGCAGCGCCGCGTCGGTCCTGGCCACCCTTCACCCCCCCCGCTCCCTCGAAGGGGACGCCGGCGCCGAAGCGGGGATCCTGAAGAAGTACGAGGATCTGACCACGACGCTGCGCACCTACGAGGTGCGCTTCCGCGAACTCCAGGAAAAGAGCCGCTTCAAGTTCACCCGTTGGGAAACGGCCCTGCGCCTGGCCGAGTCGCAGAAGAAGGCGTCCGAACAGCAGCAGGCCAGGCTCCAGGCGGCGGTGGAGGAGGCCGAGGCGCGGGTGCGGCACCTCGAAGAGGAACACGACGCCCAGCGCGAGCGCTGGGAACGATCCCAACGGGAATTGAGGGAGCGATCGGAGCGGCTCGAGGCGGCCGCGGCCGAGCTGGAGTCCACCCGGGCGCAGTTGTCCGCTGTCCAGGGGGACGGCCAGGGGCGGCTGGAGGAGGAACGGCGCGATATCGAGCGGCGGCGGGCCGAGGCTGACGCCGCGCTGGCAGAGGTCTCGGACCTGCTCGAGAAGGAAAAGGCGCAGCACCGGCAGCAGCTGGAGGAGATGGAGCAGACGCTCCGGGAAGCGGAACGCCATCAGAACGAACTGGCGGCGGCGCTGGAGGAAACCGGCGCGAGGCACGAGCGCCAGGACGAGGCGCTCCGGGCCGAACTGGCCGCAGCGGGCGAGAGCCGTGCCGGACTCGAGCGCCGGCTCGAAGAAACGCTGGCCGAGCGCGCCGCGCTCGAAGAGTCGCTCCGCGCCGAGCTGGCCGCAGCGGGCGAGAGCCGCGCCGGACTCGAGCGCCGGCTCGAAGAAACCCTGGCCGAGCGCTCGACGCTCGAGCAGTCGCTCCGGGCCGAGCTGGCCGCAGCGGGCGAGAGCCGCGCCGGACTCGAACGCAAACTCGACGAAACCCTGGCCGAGCGCTCGACGCTCGAGCAGTCGCTCCGGGCCGAGCTGGCCGCAGCGGGCGAGAGCCGCGCCGGACTCGAGCGCCGGCTCGAAGAAACCCTGGCCGAGCGCTCGACGCTCGAGCAGTCGCTCCGGGCCGAGCTGGCCGCAGCGGCCGAGAGCCGCGCCGGACTCGAGCGCCGGCTCGAAGAAACCCTGGCCGAGCGCGCCGCGCTCGAAGAGTCGCTCCGGGCCGAGCTGGCCGCAGCGGCCGAGAGCCGCGCCGCACTCGAGCGCCGGCTCGAAGAAACCCTGGCCGAGCGCTCGACGCTCGAGCAGTCGCTCCGGGCCGAGCTGGCCGCAGCGGGCGAGAGCCGCGCCGGGCTCGAGCGCCGGCTCGAAGAAACCCTGGCCGAGCGCGCGGCGCTCGAGGAGTCGCTCCGGGCCGAACTGGCCGCGCGGGACGAGAGCCGCGACGACCTCCGGCTCAGGATCGAGGAGACCGAAGCTCGCCTTCGCAGGCAGGAGGAGGAGTACCGGGCGGAACTGGCCGCGCGGGACGAGAGCCGCGCCGGGCTCCAGCGCAAGCTGGAGGAAACGGAAAACTCCTGGCTGGCCCTGGAGGCGGCGCTCGAGGAGACGGAAGCGCGTTTGTCCGGACTGACCGCTGCCCACGGGGAGCTGCAGGAGCGCCACCGCGGCGCCGACGACACGAGGGCTTCCCTCGAGTCCGCCCTCCGGATGCAGGGGGCGCGCTATGCCGCTCTCTGCGAAAGGAGCGGCGCGGACCGTGCGTGGCAGGAGCTCGCCGCCATGGACCTGGAGCGCAGGCACCTGGCCGCCGAAGAGCAGAGGGCGCCGCTCGAGGCGGCGCTTCGCGAGGCGGATGCGCGGATCCGGGAACTGACCGAAAAATATATCGCCGAACGCCGAGAACAGGAGCGGCGCGAGAAGGAACTCCGGGAGCATCACCAGGCGGCAAAAGCCCGGGTCGGCGACCTCGAGGCCGCGCTGGCCGAGGGAGAATCCCGGGCGCGGGAGCTCGCCGCCGCCCGCGAGGGCGAGCGCTCCGAATTGCAGCGGTCGCTCATCGCGCTCGAGGCCCGGTACGCGGAGGCGGAAAGCCTGCTCGAGGCGCGCCAGCGCGAGCTCGGGGAGGCGGCGGCCCGCCTGGCGGCGCTCGGCGAGCAGCACGCGTCCGAACGGGCCCGCCTGACAGCCGAACTCGCCGAACTCGACCGGAAATTCCAGGCGGCCGAAAAGCAGCGGATCTCGCTCCAGACGGCCCTGGCCGATTCGGAATCGCGGGCCGCGGCCATGAAGGAGCGCCACGACGCGGAGCAGGAGCGGCGGGGGATCGAGCGCGCGGATCTCGAGCTCCGGATCCGGGAAGGGGAAAAGCAGCTGGCCGGGCTGCATACGGCCCTGGCCGGCGCGCAGTCCGCCCTGTCCCAGCTCGCGGAAAAACACCGGACGGAGATCTCCCAGTACGAATTCGCGCAGAAGAAGGCCGAACAGAAGTTCCAGACCGCCGAAAAGCAGCGCGGCACCCTGGCGGAGAGCCTCCGGGAGGTCGAGACCCGGCTGGCCGATCTGACCGGGAGATACCAGACCGAGCAGGCCGCGTGGCAGTCGGCGCGGGCGGAAATGGAGCGCAGGCTCGAGGAGGGGGAAAAGGCGCACGCGGCCGCGGTGCAGAACACCGTCCGTGAAGCGGAAGCGCGCCTGGCCTGGATTTCCGAACAGAACCAGTCCAAGGCCGTGCAGTTGGAGCAGGCGCAGAAGCGGCTCGAGGAGCTGCAATCGGAGAACCGGACCCTGGCCCGGGAAGGCTCCCACTGCCGCCGGGGCTACCAGCGCCTGTCCCGGTTCACCCCGGCCGGAATCGTCCGCGCCACCCGCGGGGGGCAGGTCGTGGAATGCAACGATATCGCGGCCCGGATGTTCGGCTATCCGAACGCCCAGGCGGCGCTGTCCCGGCCGGACGGGAGCCCCTTCCGGATCTACGCCTTTGAAGGCGCCCTGGCCGCCCGCCTCGACGAGGAGGGGAGCCTCGAGGGGATCGAGTGGACGGCCCTGGGGAAGGAGGGGAAGCCGGTCCGCGTCCGGGAAAATGCCGCGCTCGTCGAGGCCTCGGACGGGGAAACGCCGCTGGTGGAGCGCATCCTCACCGACATCTCCGATGCCCACGGGCTGGGGGAGGAAATCCGCCGCATCCAGTCCGCGGGGGATCTCGCGGCAGCGACGGTGACGAGCTTCAGGGAGCTCTGCGCTTCCCTGGCCGAGGCCGGGGAGCGCCTCCTGCAGGCGGCCGGGGACGCCGAAGAGGTGCGACGCCTCGCGGACTCCCTCGCCCGGGACGCGGGCCGGGGGATCCGGCACGCGGGCCAGTTCCTGTCGCTCGCGCGGAGGGACGATCGCTCCCCCGACCTCCTCGACTTCAACGAGATCCTGACGGGAAACGACCGCCTGCTCCACAGCCTGATCGGGACCGATATCGAACTCGAGATGGACCTCGCGCCCCGCCCCGGGCTGGTCTGGGCCGACCGCAACGAGGTGACCCAGCTCATCGGCAACCTGATGGCCAACGCGCGCGAGGCGCTCCCGCTCGGGGGGCTCGTCACCATCGAGACCCGGAACGTCGAGGTGGCCGGCCCCGACCCGGAAATCCCCCCCGAACTCCGTCCCGGGATATACGTGCGCCTGGTCTTCAGCACCGACGGCTGCGCGGTTCAGCCGGAACGGCGCCACTCGTCCATCCGCGCGATCGCCGGGCGCATGGGCGGGTGCCTGAAGAGCACCAACGATCCCAGGACCGGCAATATCCACACCGTCTATATCCCGCGCGTGGAAGGGGCCATCGCCGGCGCCGGGCGGGAAGCCGGCTCGGTGGGAGCCTGA
- the argF gene encoding ornithine carbamoyltransferase has translation MRPKDFIAIRDWSAEDLLALLDEAAAIKADPGKYRRGLEGKALALILEKPSLRTRVSFEVGIHQLGGYSLVLTPAEINLGKRESVRDVAKNLERMVDGIMIRTFRHETAVEMAEEASIPVINGLTDFCHPCQAMADYLTIREVKGRLEGIRIAYVGDGNNVAHSLVFGAVRLGAHITVAHPPGYAPDAGVIRWAAEHAGATGARVEILEDPVAAVRDADVVYTDVWTSMGMEAEAEQRKRDFRLYQVDDALVAHAREDYVFMHCLPAHRGEEVSDGVIDSGHSVVFQQAENRLHAQKAVLLALMA, from the coding sequence ATGAGACCTAAGGACTTTATCGCCATTCGGGACTGGTCGGCGGAGGACCTGCTCGCCCTGCTCGACGAGGCCGCCGCGATCAAGGCGGACCCGGGAAAATACCGCAGGGGGCTCGAAGGGAAGGCCCTGGCCCTGATCCTGGAAAAACCGTCGCTCAGGACGCGCGTTTCCTTCGAGGTCGGCATTCACCAGCTGGGGGGATACTCGCTCGTGCTGACTCCTGCGGAGATCAACCTGGGGAAAAGGGAATCGGTGCGTGATGTCGCCAAGAACCTCGAGCGCATGGTGGACGGGATCATGATCCGCACCTTCCGGCACGAGACGGCCGTGGAGATGGCCGAGGAAGCCTCCATCCCCGTAATCAACGGCCTCACCGATTTCTGCCATCCCTGCCAGGCGATGGCCGATTATCTGACGATCCGGGAGGTGAAGGGGCGGCTCGAGGGGATCCGGATCGCCTATGTCGGCGACGGCAACAACGTGGCCCATTCCCTCGTCTTCGGGGCCGTCCGCCTCGGCGCGCACATCACCGTGGCGCATCCGCCGGGGTACGCCCCCGACGCGGGGGTGATCCGGTGGGCGGCGGAGCACGCGGGCGCCACAGGCGCCCGGGTGGAGATCCTCGAAGACCCGGTCGCCGCGGTCAGGGACGCCGATGTCGTGTACACCGACGTCTGGACCAGCATGGGGATGGAGGCCGAGGCGGAGCAAAGGAAAAGGGATTTTCGGCTCTACCAGGTCGACGACGCTCTGGTCGCCCACGCGAGGGAGGATTACGTCTTCATGCACTGCCTCCCGGCCCACCGGGGAGAGGAAGTGAGCGACGGCGTCATCGACTCCGGCCACTCCGTCGTGTTCCAGCAGGCGGAGAACCGCCTGCATGCCCAGAAGGCCGTCCTGCTCGCGCTGATGGCCTGA